Proteins encoded together in one Chelonoidis abingdonii isolate Lonesome George chromosome 1, CheloAbing_2.0, whole genome shotgun sequence window:
- the LOC116839366 gene encoding histone H4-like, with amino-acid sequence MSGCGKGGKGLGKGGAKRHRKVLWDNIQDITKLAIRRLARRGGVKRISGLIYEETRGVLKVFLENVIRDAVTYTEHAKRKTVTAMDVVYALKRQGHTLYGFGG; translated from the coding sequence ATGTCTGGTTGCGGTAAGGGTGGTAaaggtttggggaaggggggtgccAAGCGCCAtcgtaaagtgctttgggataaCATCCAAGATATTACCAAGCTGGCGATTCGTCGCTTGGCTCGACGCGGGGGAGTAAAGCGTATTTCGGGTTTGATCTATGAAGAGACCCGGGGAGTGCTGAAGGTGTTCTTGGAGAATGTGATCCGCGATGCTGTCACTTACACAGAACATGCCAAGCGAAAGACTGTAACGGCTATGGAtgtggtttatgccctgaagcgcCAGGGTCATACTCTCTATGGTTTTGGTGGCTAA